In Thermodesulfobacteriota bacterium, the following are encoded in one genomic region:
- a CDS encoding ABC transporter permease, with product MIFDKDNWQEIFSALKKNKLRAVLTAFGVFWGVFMLIIMLGSGNGLQNGAIKDFKKIATNSVFIWPRQTTISYKGFPQGRRFRFNNDDIKALKDNIPEIKYIAPRNKLGGHRGINNVNRGEKNGAFSIYGDFPEIYFIKLMDITDGRFMNHLDLKEKRKVAVIGNRVYKILFGPGEKPIEKYIKIQGVHFKVVGVFNSKAVGDEEEEENQAIFIPFTTFQQAFNFGNRVSWFSLTSVKDVPVSKVEKKAIALLAARHHVAPNDTLAFGHWNTEKEFLKFVGLFRRIRILVWFVGTMTLIAGIIGVSNIMLVIVKERTREIGIRRAVGATPWKIISNIILESVLLTAFAGYFGLVAGVGMLETVSKGLKMFGRSTDMFQNPEVDFQIAVIALIVLIISGILAGMIPAHRAVSIKPVYAIRNA from the coding sequence ATGATTTTCGATAAAGACAATTGGCAGGAAATATTCAGCGCTTTAAAAAAAAACAAATTGCGTGCAGTCTTAACTGCATTTGGAGTTTTTTGGGGCGTGTTTATGCTGATTATTATGCTGGGTAGCGGAAACGGTCTGCAAAACGGTGCCATCAAAGATTTTAAAAAAATAGCCACCAACAGCGTATTTATCTGGCCACGACAAACCACCATTTCTTATAAAGGATTTCCCCAAGGAAGACGGTTTAGATTTAACAATGACGATATTAAAGCGTTAAAAGATAATATACCTGAAATTAAATACATTGCTCCCAGGAATAAACTGGGTGGCCATCGGGGAATCAACAATGTAAATAGAGGAGAAAAGAACGGGGCTTTTAGTATTTATGGCGATTTCCCTGAAATTTATTTCATCAAACTGATGGATATCACTGACGGCCGATTTATGAATCACCTGGACCTTAAAGAAAAACGTAAAGTGGCCGTCATCGGAAACCGGGTGTATAAAATATTATTTGGTCCCGGAGAAAAACCGATCGAAAAATATATAAAGATACAGGGAGTTCATTTTAAAGTGGTCGGTGTATTTAACAGCAAGGCGGTGGGGGATGAGGAAGAAGAAGAAAACCAGGCAATTTTTATCCCTTTTACCACCTTTCAGCAGGCATTTAATTTCGGAAACCGTGTCAGCTGGTTTTCCTTGACATCGGTGAAGGATGTTCCGGTTTCTAAGGTAGAAAAAAAAGCCATTGCTCTTCTTGCGGCTCGCCATCATGTGGCTCCGAATGATACCCTGGCCTTCGGACACTGGAATACCGAAAAAGAATTCCTCAAGTTTGTGGGTTTATTTCGTAGGATTAGAATACTGGTTTGGTTTGTGGGAACAATGACTTTGATTGCTGGCATTATCGGGGTCAGTAATATCATGCTTGTCATCGTTAAGGAAAGAACCAGGGAAATCGGTATCAGGAGGGCGGTGGGTGCCACACCCTGGAAAATTATAAGTAACATCATCCTGGAATCTGTTTTATTAACCGCTTTTGCCGGATACTTCGGCCTGGTGGCCGGCGTGGGGATGCTGGAAACGGTTTCAAAGGGGTTGAAAATGTTTGGACGTTCCACTGATATGTTCCAAAACCCGGAAGTTGATTTCCAGATTGCCGTCATTGCATTAATCGTACTTATTATTTCCGGAATTTTAGCCGGTATGATTCCCGCTCACCGGGCGGTAAGCATCAAACCGGTCTATGCCATAAGGAACGCATAA